The region ATCGTCTGATCCTACATAAATGGTTCCGTCAGCGGCAATGGCGGGGGAGCTGTAAATACTATCCCCTGTAGGAAAAGCCCATTTTTGCTTTCCATCAGGGGTTATCGCGTAAAAAGACTTATCGGTTGATCCGACATAAATAGTTCCATCAGCAGCAATGGCGGGGGAGCTTCTAATACTGCCTGTTATGGGACATTCCCATTTTTGGCTCCCGTTCGGGGATATTGCGAAAAGATTATTTGAATCGGAGTCGGCTGTTCCTACATAAATGGTTCCATCGCTAGCAATAGCAGGGGAAGACATTATCTTTACATTTGCACCGAGACTTAACGGCCAACCATTTGTATTTGCAAAAGCAACTGAGTGTTGCAGTAGCACTGTAGTTAAAATTGCTATTGAAATAAACAAGCGCAAATTAGTGCTGAAATTACCAAAATACGAAAGTGCCCCTTCTCTTGTGAAGTTATATATATAATTAGAGCATGCACTAAGAGGGAAATAGTATACTTTTCTCATCATTTACCTATTCTATTTTAGAATTTTATCAGGTTACACAAAGAAGATAGAAACTATCTGGAAACCACAACTTTGCCCCAATATAAGACGATCATTTCTAGCCTAACGATTATTGGAATTAATTTGAGATACTAAAATATACATCATGAATCGGGTTTGTGTCTGTCCGTCAAAAGACGTACATTTCATTAATGCTGAAGTGATGGGTGTAGTCCAAAAAGGTTTCCCCTCCGGTTACCCACGAAAAAAGGCTTACAACAATGAATGCTGTAAGCCTTTGAATTTACTGGTCGGGGCAGGATTATTTCATTCGCCGCGTCCTGCGGCTCACCCTTGGGGCGGTCTCCGCTTCGCTGCGCCGTGCAAATTGTTTTCCTGACAATTTGTGAACACTCGGCATCTTGCTCCCAAAGCCTTCTTTGGATGTGACAACCGCTGAATTAATTGAATAACTTTTGGTGTTGGGAACATGGGTTCCGAGATTTTTGGGGATTCTTGGGGGTGAATGGTTCCCCGTGTTTTTTTCTTCTACAGCATTTTCAAAACTTACATTTTCTTACCAAGGCGGACCTGAATCACCTGTTTCAGGTCTGCCTTACCAGTTAATTTGAAATTTTAAATACTGGAGGAAAGAATGAAATCTTTCACTGATTATCGGATGGAGCGTAGACCCCGCAGTGAATTGACAACCGGATCTGTTTTATTTGGTTGCTGATGATCAGGGAAATGGGCTAAAAAGAATTATATATGATTAGTTTGGAAATATATTAACATATATAAATAAACGATTTCCTCTGCCCAAGATCCGCTTGGCTATGGCGGCGGTGATGTGGATGTTTATGGGTATTGTCTGGATGATCCGATTAATTTTAATGATCCTTTGGGACTAACCACTGGGGGAATTTGGGGAAACATGCCGCGTAGGCATAATGTGAAGATGTGGTATATATGGAAGGCTGGTGAAGGAGCTTGTAAAGATTGTTTAGCAAAAAATAATAATGTTTTTGAAACACCAACTATGGAGAGGCCACATCCCAATTGTCGGTGTCAGCAAGTTGAGTGTCAAACTTGGGACGAGTTCACCAAGTGGGAAGAAACAAAAAGATTGGGTAATGGGCCAGCGACAATGTCACAACCTGTTTTTCCTCCTGGAACAACGACCGTTGGCGTAACGTGGAGAAGAAAAATTCGTATTGAAGAGGGTCGGACAGTAAAACATTTCAGAATGATGGAAGGAAACATTGAACTTTTGTATTCAAAGTCCGAAACAAGAGTTGTCATAAAAACGGAAGAAAGAGACGGTACCGCACACAAAGTAAACACAAATTACGGTATCGAGAATGGAGATTCATGGTGGGCGACTAATCCATGGACGGGAAAAACAATCGGAGGTAGCTGTGGTTAGTCGATCATTAGTTATCATAATCATTTTTGTGTTTGCACATGGTGCAGCATATGCCGCTGATATTGATGCCAAGATGTTTCTTGGACCTAGTCTTGGTGAAACAATTATTTTAAAGAATTCAGGCGATGGAGGAGTAACCAAACGGACGTGTTCTTTTATTTCTGATTCTGGAACTTATTATATTGAAGAAAGAACAAGACTGCCAAAGAAGAAGATTCACCCTAAAGGTTTTCCACCTGAAATAGTCAAAATAATCATGGGTGAAGCTGACCTGATTAATCATTATCGGCTGTATGTAAAAGATGGGCGACTAATTCTTGATAGTATTACTTTTAAGGGAGAAAAGAATATCATGGTCGACTTTGTCAGCAGACGTTGGTCTCAGTTTGGTAAGTCTCCGACAGATAAGATCAAAATTGATTATGTTATAGCTAAAGAAGATAAAAAAGTTGTTATGGGAAAGTTGCGGAATCTTGTACACGTGAAATATTCGTATGACCTTGATGGTCTTCACTATGCGCAGTCGTATGTGTTGGCTTCAGGGTTAGGTATTATTCGTAAAAGGAACTTATCCCCCGGTCCTAATGAAGTTATATCTACTTTAGTTGAAGAATGACAGATTCAAAGCCAGTCTCCCCGGAGGCTGGCTTTTTGCTTTATGCGGCATCTTGCTATCTTACCAAGTGTACTGGTAGCAGCGTATTCTGTGTAAAAAGCAAATCCAGTGTATCTATTTGAAAATGTGTACTAATTTTCAGGAACTGTCTCTCCCTATATCAAGGCGCGTTCAGCTGATTTTATCATATATTTTTCAAAAGGTTCCCAGCAACGAAAAAGCCCTTATGCAAAGTATAACGGACGTTTGATGTGTGCCAAAGTGTGTGCCAACGAAAAAAGGCTTACAACAATGAATGCTGTAAGCCTTTGAATTTACTGGTCGGGGCAGGATGATTTCATTCGCCGCGTCCTGCGGCTCACCCTTCGGGCGGTCTCCGCTTCGCTGCGCCGTGCAAATTGTTTTCCTGACAATTTGTGAACACCCGGCATCTTGCTCCCAAAGCCGTTTGAGAATGTTTCAAGCGTTGAATTAATTGAATAAAATTTCGCATAGGGGACATTTTTTCGAGATTATTAGGGATTTTTGGGGTGAATGGTTCCCCGTGTTTTTAGTTCGCCTACGGCATTTTTCAAAAGTTAAATTTCTTATCAAGGCGGACCTGAGTTACCTTTTTCAGGTCCGCCTTGCCTGTTAATTTGAAATTATAGGGGGAACGCAAGTGCTTTGAATCACATGGATTCTGAGTGTCTTCCCAAAATTTTAAATACTGGAGATCAGAAATTAAATTTTTTACCGATTACCGGATGGAGCTCCGACCCCGCAGTGAATTGACTACCGGATCTGTTTTTATGGTTGCTGATGATCAAGGAAATGAGGTAAAGCGAATTATATATGATTCGTTTGGAAATGTACTTGTGGATACAAATGAACAATTTCATCTGCCGCTAGGTTTTGCATCCGGGCTTAATGATCAAGATACCGGGTTGGTTCATTTCGGGTTCCGGGAGTATGATCCTGAAGTCGGTCGTTTCACTGCCCAAGATCCGCTTGGCTATGGCGGCGGTGATGTGGATGTTTATGGGTATTGTCTGGATGATCCGATTAATTTTAATGACGGATTGGGTTTGGAGGCTGGTGGGATTGGCCCTATAGAATTTCCTCCTCGTAAGTATAATGTACTGAAATGGTATATCTGGAAAGCCAATGAAGGAGCGTGTGAGGCGTGTAAAAAATTGGATGGTAACGTGTCCGAAACCCCGACAATGGAACGTCCTCATCCGAATTGCCTCTGCCAGCAGATTGAGTGTACTGAGTGGGATGAATTTACTGAATGGGAAGATGTTAGAGAATTGGAAACTATCAACATAACAATGTTTCCACCGATAATTATTAAAGGATTGCCTGTGCCGGATGTTAAATGGAGGAAAGACTACAGGGCGGAAGAGCAAAGAGTTAAGAGGCATTATGCTTCGTGCGGTAATTATGGAAGAGGTTCATCTGAAACTACAGAATCTCGTGTGAATAGGAAAGATATGTATAGATATTCGAAAGCGTACAAAATAAATACGGGGTATGGGATTGAAACAGGTGACCGTGGTTGGACTCATAATCCATGGACGGGTGAAACAGTGTGGTTTTTCTTTGGTTAGTAGTTTAATTTTTTTATGTTTTTTCGCAATAGCAACTGGGTGCTGCGAGGAGAGTACTAATATAGAAAATGTGGATATATTTTTAGGGCCAGCACTAGGCGAAACCATAAAAATGAAATCAAGAGATTTTGAAATTATTACGCGACGGACGTGTACGAAAATAAATAACGATGGAAGTTATGAAATTGAAGAATGGACAAGGCTTCCTAAACCCAAAAGGATTTCATCAGCAGAAGAGAGAAGCAGGACGAAACTTCCAGAAGGAGCTTACTACTGGGATGATGCACCGGAAGAGACTCTGTTTAAGTATACTCTCGTCGCTGAAAATGGAAAACTCATTTTCAATAAGGGTAAACGTGATGAGGCTATCTATCTTGATTTAATCAATAGAGAGTGGAGTCAGGATGTTCGATCTTCGACTGGGAAGGTAAAAGCTGACTATGTTATTGTGAAAGAAGAGAAAAAAGTAGTTCTGGGTAAGTTACGCAAACTTATACACGTTAAATATTCACTTGATCTTGCAGGGATGCACATTGAGCAATTATACGTGGTGGCTTCTGGGCTGGGTATTATCCGAGAAGAGAATTTAGCTCCCGGCTCAAACAAACTTAGGTCTACTTTGGTTGAAGAGTAAATTTAAAGCCAGTCTCCCCGGAGGCTGGCTTTTTGCTTTATGCGGCATCTTGCTATCTTACCAAGTGTACTGGTAGCAGCGTATTCTGTGTAAAAAGCAAATCCAGTGTATCTATTTGAAAATGTGTACTAATTTTCAGGAGCTGTCTCTATCTATCGAGGCGCGTTCAGATGATTTTATCATATATTTTTCAAAAGGTTCCCAGCAACGAAAAAGCCCTTATGCAAAGTATAACGGACGTTTGATGTGTGCCAAAGTGTGTGCCAACGAAAAAAGGCTTACAACAAAAAATGCTGTAAGCCTTTGAATTTACTGGTCGGGGCAGGATGATTTGAACACCCGGCATCTTGCTCCCAAAGCCGTGTAATGTTGTTTCAGTCATTGAAATAATTGAATAAATTTTCGTATTGGGGACATTCTTTCGGTATTTTTAGGGGTGAATGGTTCCCCGTTTCCTTCCCGTAAACAGTTGTTTTTGGGGGGTGATTATTTGTCTTTAAGGCCCATAGATGGAGGGCAGCTTGGGGTATAAATGTAAGGGTTATGAGAAGTGGGCTTATGTAGCATTTCAGACCATGAAAAAGGGAAGGTTAGGTCTTAGGGTGTCGCAGAAGTATAAAGGGCATTGACAGAGAGTTTTTCTGGTGATTACTCTTGTAATTTAATCACAAAAATAACAAGGTTGCCTGCATGCCGAATCTTCCAAGATTTACTCTTGATGTTTGGAAAAACATTCCAGAAACGAAAAATTTATTATTATTCGCTCAAGCTGTAGATATACAATTGTTTGATCATTCCTTTGATTCTTTTAGAGCTCCTGTTCTAAATACACATAGTTCAGCTATGGAACTACGACGTCTTATTATTAATTATTGTCAATCAAAAGTGAATAAAGGTGTTTTAAATCATTCAATAGAAGAGTTTAAAATAAAGATGGGGTCAGATGATGCAATTACAAATAAAAAATTATATTCATGTATAATTGAAGATATTGCATTCAATATTAATGATAAAGATAAGCTTAAAAGTTTGATACGTCTTTTATTGACTGATCTAGATAGTAGATATTATGATAGCTTGGTCGATAAAATCAAGATTGTTGTGAGTAGTGAACATCTAGACTTATGTATTTTTGGATTAGCTTCTAGTTTTATTTCTGAACTTGAACTAAAAGGTTTTGATAGACGGTATATTTATAGAAAAAGTTTGAAATATTTTTTTAATAAAAATATTAGACCACGGGAAATCACTACATCGGAATGTATTTCTGAATATATAAGCTTATTTGAAGGTGAAGATAAGCAATGGGTTGTTTTAATATCAGTTTCTAATTCAATATTAGAATTTAGTGATAACGCTAAGGATATTGGTATAGAAATCCTCGATTCTTTGCCTAGTGAGTTGTCTTCGTTGGTTCGGGCTAAAGAATTTTACCGTGCAGGTGGTGAGGAGTCGTTAATCAAACTTGTGCTTGATGCCAAGGATCCGCATTCAGCAAGTGTATTTTCTAGGAAGGTGGTGGATTTCTTTTGTGATATCTGTAAGTTTCATCGACACAGTCTTACACTGAATGTTGGTAAAAAGATATTTGTTCGTGAGCTGCCATCGGGGAATCCTATTGTTCTTCCGAAGAGTGTGAATCCTCTCTTATGTGGAGTCGAGCAGCGTCAGCATGAGGATGATGAACATTTGCAGCTGACATTGTC is a window of Maridesulfovibrio sp. DNA encoding:
- a CDS encoding RHS repeat-associated core domain-containing protein, which translates into the protein MVADDQGNEVKRIIYDSFGNVLVDTNEQFHLPLGFASGLNDQDTGLVHFGFREYDPEVGRFTAQDPLGYGGGDVDVYGYCLDDPINFNDGLGLEAGGIGPIEFPPRKYNVLKWYIWKANEGACEACKKLDGNVSETPTMERPHPNCLCQQIECTEWDEFTEWEDVRELETINITMFPPIIIKGLPVPDVKWRKDYRAEEQRVKRHYASCGNYGRGSSETTESRVNRKDMYRYSKAYKINTGYGIETGDRGWTHNPWTGETVWFFFG